In Bradyrhizobium guangzhouense, the DNA window TCTCGAGAGACTGCACGTGGCCGACGAAGATGTTGATATCCCCGAGGAAGCCTCCGACGAATGCATTCTTCGGGTTCTCGTAGACCTCACGCGCGCTGCCCAATTGTTCGAGCTTTCCATGATTGAAAACGGCTATCCGATCCGACAGGATCATCGCCTCTTCCTGATCATGAGTCACGAATACGAATGTTGTGCCGACTTGGTGCTGGATACGCTTCAATTCGATCTGCATCTGGCGGCGCAGCTTGAAGTCCAGTGCACCGAAGGGCTCATCCAGCAGGAGAACGGACGGGCCAGTGACCAGCGCGCGCGCCAGGGCCACGCGTTGACGTTGACCGCCCGATATCTGTTGTATCCGACGTCGTCCGAGCTCGCTCAGATCCACCAACGCGAGCGCCTCGCGTACTCTTGCTACGATTTCGTCGCGTTTGACCTTTTTCACCGCCAGCCCGAAGGCGATGTTCTCCTCGACAGTAAGGTGCGGAAATAGCGCCAAACCTTGGAAGACCAAGCCGACGGGACGCCGATAAGGCGCAACGCCCGTCATCACATGGCCGCCGATCTTGATTGATCCCGCGTCCGGCTGCTCGAACCCCGCGATCATGCGCAAGGTCGTTGATTTACCGCAGCCTGACGGTCCCAAAAATGTCAAAAATTCGCCCTGCTTGACCGTCAATGACAAGTTGTCGACGATCGAGTTATCTCCAAATCGTTTCGACACTTCGATGATTTCGAGCGCGGCCACTCTATCCGCGTCGGAATCGATCGAGCATGCTGGCGGTTCGACGATCCTGACGGCGCGGTTAGGCATTGCTCAACTCGAATACCGGTGCTTCTTGTGGCCGCCGCTCCTTGAACAGGCGGCCTACCCCCGTTGAGGTGACATCGATCTTCATCCTTCGGAGTGCCGCCCAAAGAGAGGCTTGGTTCGAGGTGACAACCGGCAGGTTCAATTCCCTTTCCAATCGGTCGATTTGATCCATCACCAGCAAATTGGTGCAACTGACAAACACGGCGTCACACCTTGAAATGACCTCACGGCTTGAGAGCACCTTGGAGGCAACGTCCGCCGACGAGATGGTCAGGATCTGTCGTCCATCTGCGCAAAAGAAGGAATCGACGGCCTCCACGCCGAAGCCATAGTGCTGCAGAAAGAGGGCCTCTTCCTTGTTGATTAGATCCGGATAGGGAGTGAGCATGAATACTCTGGTCGCCCGAACGGCCTTCAAGGCTTCGATGACGGCTGTTGAAGTGGTGACAGCGGGAATTCCGGTCAACATCGTGATGCGGTCGGCTAGCTTGGCTTCGTTGCCTAGCCCCTCTAGGAAGCTGGCACTCGTACATCCGTAAACTATCACCTCCGGATTCGCCTGTGCGAGATCCGAGGCCGCTCGATCCAACGAGTTGGCCATAGCGAGCTGCGCTTCCTTCGCTATAGCGGTGCCGGGTTTGGTGAGCCTGTTGTGATTGAGCTTGACATTGGGAGGAACGTAGGACGGTAGCTCGGTTTCCATAGCCACATTTATCGGCGGCGCGAGGATACCTATCCGTCGAATGGCGGCCATTACTTCCTCCCTTGTCGATCGCTTTGAGGCTAGCCATTTGGTAGTATTATTTCAAGCTACCAAATACCTCGACTTTCGTGGAGGCGGTTTTGCAAGACCAGCTCAGCGGCCAGCTCGATGAGTTGATCTTGGCGGTTCGCCCGTTTGGCCGCGATACAGAACGCTGGTTAGAGAGCTCATGCGGCCCTGGAGCAATGATGACATCATGTCGCAGATCTCCATTTCGCATCACGGACCCGATGAACCGCAAAACGATATGAGCTGCTCGAATGTGGTCCGACATCGCTCCACACGTATTGTCAGGGCAGCGAGCTGCATCAACTCAGTCGACTGCATGCCCGGGCTATGCGGACACAGGCCTCCTTTAAGGTTTCGTCCGCAGTAGCATATGAGATTCTGAAGTGGGGCGATAAGCCATAGGCCGCTCCGTGCACCACCGCCACCCCTTCGGCATCGAGGAGATACTTGCAAAAGTCCTTGTCATCGGCAAGGACGGTTCCGTCCGGGGTCCGCTTTCCGATCAGGTCGCGGCAGGAGGGGAAGACGTAAAAGGCGCCGGACGGCTTGTCGCAAGCCAACCCGGGCACGGACGCGAGTCCTTCCAGAACCAGATTGCGCCGTCGTTGATATTTCTCTGCTCGCTCTCGAAGCCCCTCTTGCGGCCCGTTCAAAGCCTCGACGGCCGCAGCTTGGCTGATGGACGATGGATTGGCCGTGGCCTGAGATTGCAATTTCGCCATTTGGGATATCAACTTCGCCGGACCCGCGGCATAACCGATGCGCCAACCCGTCATACAATAGGCCTTCGAGACGCCATTGACGACCAGGGTTCGCTCCGCGACGGACTGATCGATCGCCGCCGGCGTACAATATTCGAGCCCGTCATAGACAAGATGCTCGTATATGTCGTCGCTAAGGAGCCAGACGTGCGGATTTCTTCGCAATACATCGATGATTGGCTCCAGCTCCCTGCGCGTGTATACGGCCCCCGTGGGATTAGAAGGCGAGTTCAAGAGGAGCCACCGAGTCCTCGACGTGATCGCACGTTCCAAATCGATCGGATCGAGCTTGAAGTTCCTCGCCGCCGGGCAAGCGACGATTTTGGGTACCCCACCGAAGAACGACACCATTTCCGGGTACGACACCCAGTACGGAGCCGGGATGATGACCTCGTCTCCGTGATCCAACGTCGCCGCCAACGCATTGAATAAGATTTGTTTGGCGCCGTTGGCGACCGAAATTTGACTGACCTTGTAGGAGAGGCCGTTCTCACGCGCGAATTTCTTCGCAATTGTCTCTTTCAGGACTGCCGTACCATCCGTGTTGGTATACTTCGTCTCGCCCCTCTTCATGGCGGCGAGCGCAGCCTGCACGACATTATCGGGTGTGTCGAAGTCGGGTTCACCCTGGGTCAGATTGAGAATTGTTCGCCCCTGAGCCTGCAATTCCCGCACTCGCTGGGCCGCAGCACCACTCTGCGACGGTTGAATTCGATTCACGCGTGCGGCAAACTCGGAGCGGTTGGACGCAGACGCGGCGTCGAAGACTGTCATTGGTAGTTCCTCTCGTCGTTGTCATCTGCCGGATGTGCAGCAGGCCATTCGCGAGCCGATTTCGATTTCAAACCTATCGGCGCAGGAGCGGCCCCCTCATCGATATCGTCCGGATGCACAGGTAATCGCGTCCGTAAAACGGTCCGCACACGCTGGATCAGATTTGCCGGTCTCTCGATCTCGTATGTGCAGAACACCGTTCGCAATCTCGAAATACGATCCATGCAACGTGAGCTGCTTGCGACCTACGCGATCGCACACCACGGAAAACTCATTAGATTGAGCAAGGACTGATCGATCGCAGCCAGCTCCAAGTCGGTGTGATCGTCGTCCAGGCCGCCGCAACACGGCCAGCTCTGTGCGCCACCGGGACCAGACGTTGCATCCATGGAGTCGTGAAGCTTTCTGGTGAGGCCGATACCTTGCCTTTGGCATAAGCGGGGACGCCCCACACCGGGCGTGACCGAGCACAACCAGAGCAGCCCCGGCGGCGTGGAATTCTCCCTCGACACCGAAGGGCGGTACGCGCTGCAACGTTTCTGATGACGAAGATTTCCTCGGGTCTCGCATTGAATATCAATTCGGGTGAAACGCGGCTGTCGCAACATCCGATCACCAGGGCTTCCGGTGACTGCCCCGCGCGCGGCCAATGAATCGAACCTTTGTCGTTCCTGAGGAAAGCGGTCCAACATGAAAGCGGCGTAGCCCTGCATCAATTGTGCGGGAAAGCTCGACACGTCACTGGACATTCCGGATCCTACCACCGATGAGCAATTGCTGTCGGCCTGGCCACAGCGGACAGGATTGACCGATCGCTTATGGGGCCAAATTATCAATCACGCCTCGCCACGACGCCAATTACTAAAGCGCCTGCAACCATGCATGACGAGAATAATCTCGAAATTCGCTGTCGCGGTTGCACTTCAAACCCAAACGCGGCGTCAACTTGGCACGGCTGACGCCATTCCGGTCGGCGCCTAGCTGCCGACGGTATTTCCGAGCGCCTTGATGTTAATCGGCTCTTACAATGCGCTCCGCAAATCAGCTCATCCCGTGCTTGCCTTTGTAGGGCGAGGGTTCAGGCGACTTCCAACCATTCAGCGCGCCCTTCGCGGGACGAAGGATTTCCACCTTCAGGGGATAGCACTTGGGGGTCTGCCCTGGGACCCGCGGCCCACAGTCGCCGCCGGGACAGGCGGATAGCGCACCAAGGAGATTGATCTCCGCGAAGAATTCGATGAAGTCGCCTGGACGAACCGGGCTTGCCTTTTTGATATACTCGTGACTTTCGACATCGAAGCCTGTGCACATAAAGACGTTCATGACGTCGTGCACGTAGCCCTCGGCTTCCTTCGCCGAAATCTTTCTGAAGGCAGATAGGGCTCGAACGAGATTGGAATGGCAACAGTGATCGTAATCTTCACCGGTTATCATTCTTCTCGTGTAAGGGTCGCAGCGTGTTCCGATCACATCGTGAATTCCACAACCATCGGAATCCCACCCATACCATCCCAGACTGTCGTAAGTGATAGTCGCCATCGGCCTCAGGTATGGCATGCTGCTCCACAGGCGATCACCAGTAGAAATGTGCGTCGCATGAATCGCCCGCGTCTTACCGCTGTAGAAGTGTTCAGAAAGATTGTCGCTATTCCAAAGATTAAAATCACCAACCTGCGATCCCTCCACGCTCACGATCCGAAAGAGGTGCCCGGCAGGCACTTCGAACGCGCCGCCATCCCGAGCAGGGATCGTCAACTCCGACACTTTCTCAGCACCGGACCCAACGTTCTGGTAGAATTCCATATCGAGCGCCGGAATTTGTCCGACGGCGTAGACCGTTTCTTTGCGCGCCGACCGGCGAGTCTGAGCATTCTCCGGCTCGGGCATCGAAATGGATCTGGAAGTCATTTGAGTGTCTCCTAAGAGGAATTCGACTGCTGAGACTAAGATCGTCAGGCGTCCAGGACCGACTTTAGAAACGCCTGGGTTCTCGCGCTTTTCGGTTGAGAAAAGAACTGGTACGGCTCTCCTTCCTCGACAATTCGGCCGTGATCGAAGAAGCAAACCCTGTCGGCGATCTCTCGCGCGAAGGACATCTGATGCGTTACCATGATAACCGTCAGTTCCTTTTGGTGAGTCAGCTCCCGAATGACCGCTAGCACCTCGCCAACGAGTTCAGGATCGAGCGCCGAGGTCACCTCGTCGAATAGGAGTATTTTCGGTCTCATCGCCATTGCTCTCGCGATCGCAACCCTTTGTTGCTGACCGCCTGACATCCTCGCAGGGTAGTAGTCGCACCGATCTTCCAGTCCCACCCTTCGAAGCAGCTCCTTTCCGAGGCTCACGGCTTTCTCCTTCGGCATCTTGAGGACGCGAATCGGTCCCTCGGTCACGTTTTCAAGCGCCGTAAGGTGAGGAAAAAGATTAAAGCTCTGAAAGACCATGCCGACATCGCTCCGAATCGTACGTGTTTGCCGGGCCGATGCTTGGCGTGCTGCGCCGGTCGAATCGCACGACCACAACTCACGGCCGCAGATAGAGACACTGCCTCTGTCGATTCCCTCCAATGTCATGAGAACCCTGAGGAGAGTTGATTTTCCCGATCCACTCGGACCGATGACCACAAGCTTTTCACCCTGTCCGACTTCGAGATTTAGGTCATTTAGGACCGTGGACGCCCCAAAACGTTTTGTAACGTTCCTTAGCTGTACTGAGAACGGTCCGGCCGACATTACCGCCATCCCTTCTGGGACAGTCGCTCGAGCCTGTTGATGAGAAACGCGCCGGCAATGCTGAGGACGAGAAACATTATCCCAACCATCGTTATGGGTTCAAAGTACTGAAACCGCCTGGCTCCTTCCGCCTGAGCAACGGCCATGAGTTCCCAAACGGATATGGATGCGAGCAGCGGCGTGTCCTTCAGCATGTAGACGAAGTAACTTCCGGCATTTGGAATGATGAATGGGATCATCTGTGGAACAATGATCCGCCGATATGTGTCGAACGTTGAGAGATTTATGGATGTTGATGCCTCCCATTGCCCGGCCGGAACACCGATCATTGCGGCACGGTAGACCTCGGCCATATACGCACTGTAGTGCAAGCCGAGAGCAATGACGCCGGTCACCAGCGGGCTGATCACGACGCCTGCCGAAGGCCCCACGAAGTACAGAAAATAGATCAGGACCAGGAGCGGCACCCCTCTTGCGAATTCGACGTAGCCGCGAACTAAGATTTTGGTCAGACGGTGCTTAGCGCTGTACAGCGCAAAGAGAAGGAGGCCGCCAAGCAGGGAGGCGATAAAACCGAGGACGGCGGCGAGCAATGTGGTTTGCGCCGCGACCACGAGTTGCGGAAGCAACTCCCAGGCATATTGGAAATCGACCTTCATGCCGACCAGCCCCTGGTTGCGCCGTGCGTTGGCTTACCCTGCCATAACCCGAGACGTCGCTCTGCGTACGCGATTGCCGCTCCTATCAATTGCGCCGCAGCCACATAGAAGATCATGACAACGAGATAGATCGGCACGGTCTGAAAGGTTCTGATATTGAGAGAGTAGGCTTCAAAAGTCAGTTCCGGAACGGTCGCCAAGGCGGCAACCGAGGTGGCTTTCAATACCAGGATGCTGAGGTTACCGAGAGGTGGTATCATCGACAGCATTGCTTGAGGAAGAATGATCCGGCGCATCATCATTGATGGCACCATATTGATCGCCAAGGCGGCGTCATACTGGCCCCGCGGGATAGCGCCGATCGCCGTCCTGACGACCTCAGCTCCATAAGCCCCGAAGCACATGCCTATGGCGAGTGTGGCCGCCCAAAAGGCGGAAATCGCAACCCCGAAGAACGGCAAAACAAAGTAGAGCCAGAACAGGACGACCACCAGAGATATGCCCCTGAAGATCTCGACATAGAGCAAACTGATGGTTCGGATCCACCAGCTCTTGGATGTCCTGGCGATACCGAAAACGAGCGCGCAAGCGAACATCAATACTGTCGAGAGCGCGTAAAGGGCCATCGTCGTTACCGC includes these proteins:
- a CDS encoding ABC transporter ATP-binding protein → MPNRAVRIVEPPACSIDSDADRVAALEIIEVSKRFGDNSIVDNLSLTVKQGEFLTFLGPSGCGKSTTLRMIAGFEQPDAGSIKIGGHVMTGVAPYRRPVGLVFQGLALFPHLTVEENIAFGLAVKKVKRDEIVARVREALALVDLSELGRRRIQQISGGQRQRVALARALVTGPSVLLLDEPFGALDFKLRRQMQIELKRIQHQVGTTFVFVTHDQEEAMILSDRIAVFNHGKLEQLGSAREVYENPKNAFVGGFLGDINIFVGHVQSLEKNGASLHLSEVSADALIVATPEMKIGAEVAISIRPENVRVGREVWGNSCLMVGQIVANIYMGATVRQSVVVDDKVVVVDTTARHVQQQGLLPGTQVKLAWDLEDAIVFANKEVRK
- a CDS encoding maleate cis-trans isomerase family protein, whose translation is MAAIRRIGILAPPINVAMETELPSYVPPNVKLNHNRLTKPGTAIAKEAQLAMANSLDRAASDLAQANPEVIVYGCTSASFLEGLGNEAKLADRITMLTGIPAVTTSTAVIEALKAVRATRVFMLTPYPDLINKEEALFLQHYGFGVEAVDSFFCADGRQILTISSADVASKVLSSREVISRCDAVFVSCTNLLVMDQIDRLERELNLPVVTSNQASLWAALRRMKIDVTSTGVGRLFKERRPQEAPVFELSNA
- a CDS encoding pyridoxal phosphate-dependent aminotransferase produces the protein MTVFDAASASNRSEFAARVNRIQPSQSGAAAQRVRELQAQGRTILNLTQGEPDFDTPDNVVQAALAAMKRGETKYTNTDGTAVLKETIAKKFARENGLSYKVSQISVANGAKQILFNALAATLDHGDEVIIPAPYWVSYPEMVSFFGGVPKIVACPAARNFKLDPIDLERAITSRTRWLLLNSPSNPTGAVYTRRELEPIIDVLRRNPHVWLLSDDIYEHLVYDGLEYCTPAAIDQSVAERTLVVNGVSKAYCMTGWRIGYAAGPAKLISQMAKLQSQATANPSSISQAAAVEALNGPQEGLRERAEKYQRRRNLVLEGLASVPGLACDKPSGAFYVFPSCRDLIGKRTPDGTVLADDKDFCKYLLDAEGVAVVHGAAYGLSPHFRISYATADETLKEACVRIARACSRLS
- a CDS encoding urea carboxylase-associated family protein, which codes for MTSRSISMPEPENAQTRRSARKETVYAVGQIPALDMEFYQNVGSGAEKVSELTIPARDGGAFEVPAGHLFRIVSVEGSQVGDFNLWNSDNLSEHFYSGKTRAIHATHISTGDRLWSSMPYLRPMATITYDSLGWYGWDSDGCGIHDVIGTRCDPYTRRMITGEDYDHCCHSNLVRALSAFRKISAKEAEGYVHDVMNVFMCTGFDVESHEYIKKASPVRPGDFIEFFAEINLLGALSACPGGDCGPRVPGQTPKCYPLKVEILRPAKGALNGWKSPEPSPYKGKHGMS
- the ehuA gene encoding ectoine/hydroxyectoine ABC transporter ATP-binding protein EhuA, which gives rise to MSAGPFSVQLRNVTKRFGASTVLNDLNLEVGQGEKLVVIGPSGSGKSTLLRVLMTLEGIDRGSVSICGRELWSCDSTGAARQASARQTRTIRSDVGMVFQSFNLFPHLTALENVTEGPIRVLKMPKEKAVSLGKELLRRVGLEDRCDYYPARMSGGQQQRVAIARAMAMRPKILLFDEVTSALDPELVGEVLAVIRELTHQKELTVIMVTHQMSFAREIADRVCFFDHGRIVEEGEPYQFFSQPKSARTQAFLKSVLDA
- the ehuD gene encoding ectoine/hydroxyectoine ABC transporter permease subunit EhuD, with product MKVDFQYAWELLPQLVVAAQTTLLAAVLGFIASLLGGLLLFALYSAKHRLTKILVRGYVEFARGVPLLVLIYFLYFVGPSAGVVISPLVTGVIALGLHYSAYMAEVYRAAMIGVPAGQWEASTSINLSTFDTYRRIIVPQMIPFIIPNAGSYFVYMLKDTPLLASISVWELMAVAQAEGARRFQYFEPITMVGIMFLVLSIAGAFLINRLERLSQKGWR
- a CDS encoding amino acid ABC transporter permease, whose amino-acid sequence is MSALYEGRWLLLSGAVTTMALYALSTVLMFACALVFGIARTSKSWWIRTISLLYVEIFRGISLVVVLFWLYFVLPFFGVAISAFWAATLAIGMCFGAYGAEVVRTAIGAIPRGQYDAALAINMVPSMMMRRIILPQAMLSMIPPLGNLSILVLKATSVAALATVPELTFEAYSLNIRTFQTVPIYLVVMIFYVAAAQLIGAAIAYAERRLGLWQGKPTHGATRGWSA